A stretch of DNA from Synechococcus sp. MU1617:
TGGCTTTGAGGGTTGTGGGATCGAGTTCGATAATCGACTGTTCGACGCTGTCGAGCAGCTTCTGGCAACGGTTCAGATAAACCTCGCCGTGGAGAACTTTTTGCTGCAAGTCCGCCAAGGCAACATTGTCGTTCTGCAGCTCAG
This window harbors:
- the xseB gene encoding exodeoxyribonuclease VII small subunit, with product MSKRQVNKEHRDRIEGWRKDAEGLSYEEAMQALDLLLAELQNDNVALADLQQKVLHGEVYLNRCQKLLDSVEQSIIELDPTTLKATNDA